From the genome of Candidatus Acidiferrales bacterium:
TCATTTCGGTCGGGTTGTGGCATGGACTGAACGGTACGTGGGGAATTTTCCGGGATTATGAAATGAAGCCTGCCGTCAGTCTTACGGTTTACGGCATCATCATTCTCTCCGGAATCGCGTTCTGGGTTCTGGGTGTCAACACGATCTTATCTTTCTAAAAGGTGAAGAGGAATTCATAATGGTCAAGCATCAATATGACGTAATAATTGTCGGTGCGGGCGGCGCGGGACTTCGCGCGGCACTTGAGATTCCCGAAGGATTCAGCTGCGCCGTGATATCGAAAGTTTTCCCGACCCGCTCGCATACTGGAGCGGCGCAAGGCGGAATTGGCGCTGCACTCGGGAACGAGGAGGAGGACAGCTGGGAATGGCACATGTTCGACACCGTAAAGGGAAGTGATTATCTCGGCGACCAGGATGCGATTGAAATAATGACGAAGGATGCGATCCGTGCCATCATAGAACTGGAGCACATGGGAGTACCTTTCTCGAGAACTCCCGAAGGAAAAATCGCACAGCGGAGATTTGGCGGACACACCAGACCAGAGAATCCGGCCGATCCCGATTCCAAGCGGATCGCCGTGAAGAGATCGTGTTACTCGGCAGACAGAACCGGCCATGTCATGCTCCACACGCTATATGAAAATTGTCTCAAACAGAAGGTTAACTTCTTCTCCGAATTTTTCGTTACAGATTTGATCATGAGCGGAAAGAATTGTGCCGGCGTCGTTGCGATGGATATCGCGACGAGTGAAGTCCATGTCTTCCATGCCAGAGCTGTCATGCTCGCAACCGGAGGTTACGGAAGGGTCTACAGGATCACGTCAAATGCTCATGTCGGAACCGGCGATGGATTTGCGTTGGTCTACAACAATGGACTCCCTCTTGAGGACATGGAATTTGTCCAGTTCCATCCGACAGGCCTCTGGAAACTGGGTATACTGATTTCCGAAGCGGCGCGGGGCGAGGGCGGGATATTACTGAACAATAAAGGAGAGCGCTTCATGGAACGCTATGCGCCGACGGTGAAAGACCTTGCTCCGAGGGATATGGTGTCGCGCGCCATCCTGACGGAGATACGAGAAGGAAGAGGTTTCAGAGGGAGCGACGGGACATATTATGTCCATCTCGATGTATCACACCTGCCGAAGGAGGTCATTGACGACAAGATTCCCGAGATTACCGGTTTCGCGAGAACATATCTCGGCGTCGAGCCCACAAAAGAACCGATCCCGATCCAACCGACATGCCACTACGCAATGGGCGGAATCCCAACCACAGTCGATGCGGAAGTGACCAAGGATAAAAAGAATACAAAAGTCCCGGGTCTCTACGCTGCCGGCGAAGCGGCGTGTGTTTCAGTA
Proteins encoded in this window:
- the sdhA gene encoding succinate dehydrogenase flavoprotein subunit; the encoded protein is MVKHQYDVIIVGAGGAGLRAALEIPEGFSCAVISKVFPTRSHTGAAQGGIGAALGNEEEDSWEWHMFDTVKGSDYLGDQDAIEIMTKDAIRAIIELEHMGVPFSRTPEGKIAQRRFGGHTRPENPADPDSKRIAVKRSCYSADRTGHVMLHTLYENCLKQKVNFFSEFFVTDLIMSGKNCAGVVAMDIATSEVHVFHARAVMLATGGYGRVYRITSNAHVGTGDGFALVYNNGLPLEDMEFVQFHPTGLWKLGILISEAARGEGGILLNNKGERFMERYAPTVKDLAPRDMVSRAILTEIREGRGFRGSDGTYYVHLDVSHLPKEVIDDKIPEITGFARTYLGVEPTKEPIPIQPTCHYAMGGIPTTVDAEVTKDKKNTKVPGLYAAGEAACVSVHGANRLGTNSLLDLIVFGRRGGKAIAEFIKDADFVPLPNDAADRTIAKSDKIMNSKGKERVGALRTELQEKMMEKVGIFRNEKDLKEMTTEIGSLSERYREIFIDDKGKIFNTDLMEAIELGNLIETAEPIIYGALTRKESRGAHSREDYPKRDDKKWLKHTLVSKSEKKGEPEIDFKPVSITRFQPKERKY